Within Mus caroli unplaced genomic scaffold, CAROLI_EIJ_v1.1 scaffold_23715_1, whole genome shotgun sequence, the genomic segment aagagaggcccattggacttgcaaactttatatgccccaatataggggaatgccagggccaaaagaatgggaatgggtgggtagggaagtggggggggtgctatgggggacttttgggatagcattggaaatgtaattgaggaaaatatgtaataaaaaatattaaaaataaaaaaaaagtattataggGCCTGATCATCGGCGGGaaacatcttggttctgggactccactgtgactagtctgcacaggtgagagtgtgtactacagaagctaacagattctgggacaggcgggagccacagagcttctgaggcagcccccttttcaggctccagacatctgggcatcttccctgccagaggagaggtgtctgctctgcccgggagggctttgctggagctcctgggggagccattttggttccaggatccctctgagactagtctgtgcaggtgagagtgtggagtacagaagctaacagcttctgtgacaggccaaagcaacacagcttctgggaggtcctgttttgggccttcattggccaggagggaggtctgaatgccagatatctgtgcaccttcccagtaagaggtgagcttgcctgcagagagtgctctgaccactgaaactcagaggagagagctagtcttccaggtctgctgatagaggctaacataatcacccaAACCCTATAGAGAGTTGGATTGTGGCCTTACAACCCTGAAACTTGAAAAACATCTTTCCATATGATAGTGAGAGTTCATATATTCTACAAAGACATCTAAAGGTTTAATGGTGTTGTTTCTAACATGGTATTTACATCATTTAGACTGGAAGTCCCTTTTCTTTCTGAAGGGCAGTGAGGACAAGTAACAATGTTTGAAATAAGGAACTCACCTCCAGCTATTTCTTCTCATTCTGTGGTAATGCAACCTGACTGCTGTCATTTTCAGTGATTTCATTTGGTCAGGGAAAATATCAACATTCATATTACTTATGAAAGGCTATACTAAATTTCCATCATGGAAATTACTAAATAAACATTACCCcctccaaaacaaaccaaacacacaaaatatatgtCTTTTATCTGAATGATTGAAATAAAGTCTGTAGTGCTGAGAATGCTCTAACCAGTTACTATACCCTCAAAGATACTGTCCCTTTAATAAAACCTCTCCAATGTATCGCCTCCTAAGAACAAAATATGGTGGCACTATCTGCTCTCCCTCCTCACCCTATGAAATGAGTGATTTCTGGATATTAAAACAGTGAACTGGGTGCAGTCAGGTCCAAGAAGACAGTCTAGATTAAAAAACATTGAATGCTTCTATAGAAGTATATGTATACCTCTTAACATCTCAGTCCCTTGATAGCTACACATTTGAAATGACTTTGTCCCAGGAAGGACAAGTGCCTGTATGATGATCAACACACCTTGCATAGGAGGAGTACGAGTAGGGATATCAGTTCTTACCACCTCACTGATGATcataaacaatgaaataatttcattagtCATATATTAATCagtacacatgcatgcttgtgaCTGAATATTCACACAGGAAAGGCAAAGTATCTGAATTAAAGCCAAAATTAGCATAATTTCACAGCTGTTCTTTCTAACAAGGGGACACAAATTTAAGGAATTTACATTAAGAATGTCTCTGACTCACAGacaattacatttttctttatttataaaagatttCATGTATCCATTTGAATCAATTGTATTATCCAATAAGTGTTTAGTAACACCCAAGCCAGGTTAGTGACTTTGAAAATAACATTAAGTAACGtgattttcagtttttcaagatAGTTTTTTTCATTGAATCTGATAGCCCATGCCTACAATTCCAACACCCTGGAAACAAAGGCAAGTGGTTCTCTCAGAAgccaaggtcagtctggtctatatagcaaattcTAGTCCAGCCATAACCACAAAAGTGATACcctctttcaaaaataattattttaagtgatATTGATGACAAATATTAAGACACAGATTTATCATAGATATTGCATATTATGCCTATGAGACTAGACCAGACAGATAATCAGACAGCCTAGTTTTGAAATAGTAAAAGTGACCTGAATTTTCTCCCTTTTTAGGCTCCTTTGACATCCAGCCTGAGCACCTTTTAAAAGTCTTCTTTGAGCTCTTTGTTCTTAAGAGCATACACCATGGGGTTCAGAGCAGGGGAATAACATTGTACAGCATGTTCAGCAGAAGTGGGATGACAGGAACTGTCATTTTTGCACTGTGGGTGATGGACATGACAATGATAACAGTGTAGAAGAAAAAGATTAGAATGAGGTGAGAAGTACAGGTACTTAAGGCTTTAGATGCAGCTTCTGGAGAGTTCAGCCTAAGCACAGACTGAAGAATCAAAGCATAAGAAACCACAATTAAACCAAGGTCACTTCCCATGACTTTCCATGCCAGGAAGAGCTGGTTAATGCTGTCAATTTTCCTGTCATCACAGGCAAGGCTAGTGACCCCAAGGTTAGTACAAAAACAGTGGTTGATTTGATTCCAGGAACAGTAATTTCTCTGAGCAGCCAACACAGGTACTGACATGGGAGCCACAAAATTTCTGAAGGCCATTATCACAGTTGCTTTAACCACAAAAGATTCAGTAACTATTGACGAGTATCtcagtggtctgtgaattgtcACATACCTATCTATAGCCATGCAGACAAAGATACCTGACTCCATGCCAACAAAGCAATGAATGGCAAAGCACTCAGGGAGGCTGATGTTGTTATCATTGAACCACAAGATGGCTAAAATCTTGGGCATGATAGTAGTTGGCAGGCCTATGTCCACAATAGCAAGAATGCCCAGGAAATGGTACATAGACTGGTGTAGTGATGTCTCTTGGTAAATGACAGTCACAATAAGTATGTTGGCAATGAGAGCCAAGACAtagagcagagccaggaggagggagagccagTGCTGCCAGCTGTGGATACCTGGAAATCCCATGAGAATGAACTCAGACACCTGGAACCTAGAGCTGTTGGAATCTCTGAGGATCTGGAACATCTCttgctaataataaaataatgcctGCTTACTAGTTCTGAGTATCTGTGTGACACTGTTGGATGCAGACTTGCCCAGGGTATGATATCGAGGGATGAATTTGAATCTTCATCTTTCCATCTTGCTACTGGCACTTGTTATTCTTACGATACAGGAACCCTTGTAGGTAgcatgttatatttttaattcatcaAATCACACACTGAATTCCTTGGTGCAGACCATGTTTTACTGCTATCACCTAACTCAGAAATAGAATATTAGAGAAAATCAGATTATGGTCAATGATCTCCCATGTAGTAGGTCATTGACTCTGTTGTACATGGAAATAACCTGATACTTCAGCATAATGGGTATATATGAATTGGCTAAGGGTTGCTTTGGAGACCTACAATATTAGACCTTGATGGAAATTTCTATGTACACATTTTTCTTTGCTACCGTCTTAAACTGAGTTAAATTCTGGTCCTCCTATATCCTGGGTATTCAATTActgatttatataaaaaatgttaaccatgaaattatttattgTCATGTGATATGCATTCATAAGTTCACATGTGTAAGTTTATGTGAAACTAGATGTATTTTAAGATGAATGACTGTGGGCAAGAGCTACACCAGCTTCCCCCTCA encodes:
- the LOC110288452 gene encoding putative olfactory receptor 56B2, with amino-acid sequence MFQILRDSNSSRFQVSEFILMGFPGIHSWQHWLSLLLALLYVLALIANILIVTVIYQETSLHQSMYHFLGILAIVDIGLPTTIMPKILAILWFNDNNISLPECFAIHCFVGMESGIFVCMAIDRYVTIHRPLRYSSIVTESFVVKATVIMAFRNFVAPMSVPVLAAQRNYCSWNQINHCFCTNLGVTSLACDDRKIDSINQLFLAWKVMGSDLGLIVVSYALILQSVLRLNSPEAASKALSTCTSHLILIFFFYTVIIVMSITHSAKMTVPVIPLLLNMLYNVIPLL